CATCAGCTCCACACTTTCACAGAAAGATTAACCTCCGGAGAAGTGGAGACTACACCATCTTAAACAGATTGCAgcaatcaaataagaaaatttatGGCCTTGATCAGAGCTTCTAAATTATTAAGTAAATAGTAATGCATTCATGTACCGGGTAGCAGAAAAGATGTCGTCAAACTTTTTCTTAAGTGTTGACGGGTCCTGTAACGGCCAATTGGATTCGTCTTGGTGCACAAATATAACATTATCCAATATAGCCTTCGAAACACCCATTAAGGCTGGAATCTCCCTATCCATATCAGCACATTTGTAGCTGAGACAAACCTTCTGAGCTCAACAAGAAAAACCAATCAGTGAGGGTAGAGTTTATATCAGCAGTATATTCTATAAAAGCTGATAGCCTTCTAGTGATACACGACGTAAGTATCCTACTATACCGGTACCACTTGGAATCATTCAAAGAACAGCTGTGAAAAATCTATTGTGCAGATTCAAAATTTCCATTGTCAAGATTCTAACGAATTGATTTTTTCATGTGTATATCTATCAGTCTACTTGAAGTTGTGAATGAATATAATGTATAAAAAGCAGAGGAGTGTTCTAGAGAAGACTTTATATGGCCAGATGCAAACACAACAAGGAACAGAGTAAATCATATGCCCTTTCAGGTATTGGGAAATTTACATGGTTCACAGGACATGTCAATGGTCTAATCCTTTTGATATACTTCTGTCCAAATAGGGTAAAATATTATTTAGTTTCGCTTTCAGTATACAGAGATATGTACACTTGGTATGTTCAGTAActcatactccctctgtaaagtaatataagagcgtttagatcactattttaatgatctaaacgctcttatatttctttataagTTAGAAACAGGAGCAGATGCAAGATTTCTTTTTTGGATCGCACCTAGTGTCATAAGCCGTATTTAAGTACATTATATGGCAATATAAATAACATCAAGTTAAACATCATCTTTATAGTTAGAAAAGGGGACCTCGCCCGTGTGTGGATTTATGGTCTGGAGGACGCTCTCGATTGCCTTAAACTCCATCTTTGATGCCTTCTGGGTAAGCTGGAAAGAGCGGATGCACACCCCATCCTTTCCTGCTGCTGTCTTAAACCGCAGCTTAATCTGCCCTTTCGTTTCGGTTTCACCTGCCACCTGAATCCCACACAAGCATGTTCAAAAGTAAGAATCGAAAACAAAACGAGTACAAAACAGGAAAATAGTAACAACCTTAAGATAGTAAGAAGTATTTACCTTGGGGTCATGGACGAAGGTGTGGCCGGAGCGGGAGTTGGGGGGCAACTCGCCGGTGCAGGACAGCTTCAGGCACTCGATGATCGTCTGCGGGAATCCAAAAGAACCCAAGCCATGAATGTGCCGGCCGGTGCATACGCTCGCCACATAGTGGAATATACTACTAGGATGCAGTAGATTGGATTGGTGGGCATTACGGTTTTGCCGGCTCCGTTGGAGCCGACGATGAGGGTGAGGggcctgaagaaggtgatgacgtTCTTGCTCTCCGAGCCGAAGCTCCGGATTCCCTTGATCAGCATCTTGTCCACCGTGCTCATCTTGCCGCCCCCCAAAACCTGCTCTTCCTACAACAACCCCTCCCCTCCTCTCTTGCTTGGGTTCCTCTGGATTCTCTCTCCCACGCCGTCTCCGGCGTTGCTGCTTGTGTTGGCGTCTTACAATGATCAGCACTCTGGCTGTGTAGAGGAATCCGTCTATATCTATTGCTCCGCCATGAACGGGAGGGGCGGGCGGAGGGAATGGTTGGGAAGAGGGACTCTCGCTTCTGTCTGGACTTATGGGATTTTCGCCTCTTGGGGTTTAGGGTTTGGATTTTGCGCCGGTTGCTTCGCGTGTCTTGCCCTgccatttatttattttcttgagATGGCGCCATTTCATCGTGCGAAAGAAGATTcacttattttatttattttttgaaataGTGGCAAAAGTTTGCTTCATctcatttcttttatttttttattttgcggaaaaactttcaatctattcatcttcaatcatgacagtacaacgaacaccagaaataaaaattacatccagatctgtagaccacctagcgacgactacaagcaccgaagcgaccCGAAGGCGCGCTgccatcatcgcccctccatcggcggagccgggcacaacttgttgtagtagacagtcgggaagtcgtcgtgctaaggccccataggatcagcaccccagaacagcaaccgccgctgacgaaaaataacgtagatcggaaggatccaaaccgaagacacacgaacgtagacgaacaacgacgaaatccaagcaaatccaccaaagatagatctgccggagacacacctccacacgcccaccaacgatgctagacgcaccgccggaacgggggctaggcggggagacctttattccatcttcagggagccgccgccgtctcgccttcctgagtaggacacaaaccctaataagattgaaaaaaagactaaaaacgaagccctcccgccggcccttgccaggatccaccgcgcctccatggccctagggccaccggagacgaggcggacctgcgccggcgccgatgagaggcacgaaccctaactttctttcttggaagaggaggaggcggactcGTCTCATCTCATTAATAAAGGAGAAAAGGAACAAGGCGCGACATGATCGAGCTCAAATATTTTGCCATGCAGAGAACACAATTTTTTACCTCCCCTTTAATGTTATCAATGACAATATATGGCATCGATGCCTTGGTGCAGAAAACCCTAGCGTTTCTCTCTTCCTGAACCTCTTGTGCCACTAGCATGAGCAGCGAGGAGATCGCCTTCCTCATGTGGCCACGACGAAGAACCATCGCATTCCACCAATCCTGGACTGAATTTAGCCATCCCCAAGTAGAAATGGGAACCGATTTTTTTTTCACGTTGTTTTTTTTACTTTGAATAGTTTTATTTTAATAAAACTATTCACTTATTTTAAATAGTTTGGAAATTGGAAAATTGTTGACgaataaaaaatgttcattaactcaaaaaatattcatgaattcgaaAAGTGTTACTCTTGATCGTGAACTCAAAAGGTATTCAAGAATATATTTCTGAATTGCCCGTGATTGtgaaaaatgttcattaattcaaaaaaatgtcCGCTAAGTCAGTATTTTTTTTGTAACTTAAAAGGTATTCAAGAATTTAAaatatttgtatatttttataaaGAATTAATGAATTGGAAAGAAAATGAAATAACAGGAGAAGAAAGTAACACGTAAAGAGAAAATAGAGTCTAAAAACCGATCAAGGAAGCCTGGAAAACTGGTTGTGAAAacacaaagaaaagaaaacaaaaacaatctgAAGCTTCCCTAAACCGCTGGTGGAagcattaaaaaatgttcacttattgaaaattgttcatgaattcaaaaaaaattgcggATTCAAAAAAATCACGAAATCATAGTATTCTCGCAAACTcgcacaaattcaaaaaaaataaacttaaaaaatattcatgaatttaaaatattTTAGTTTTTCAAAAAGTATTAATATTGTTTTAAAGAAAAATGGAAATAAATTGAGAGGAAAGAAAAATGAAatgaagaagaaacaaaaaaaaccaGAGGATAAAAAACCAATCAACAAACCCTGAAAAACATGTTTAGAAAACacaaagaataaaaaagaaaaaccatCTAGAAGCTCCCTAAAATCGCGTAGTGTAGGTATGATATGTgggttttttctttcctttttttcacaCTGCACAAAACTCCCAAAGATGCTCAAAACATGTTTATAAATTTTTTTAAAGTTCACAAATTCGTAATGCTTGTGAATTTTGAAATTGTTGACGAATTTGAGAAACTAAAGATAAATTTTAAattttttcatgaatttgaaaaagaaatCACGAGTTTGAAAAATGAATGTGAATTTATAAAAAAAATGTTCTTTAATTGGAGAATATTCacaattgttttaaaaaaattgcGATTTTCTGAAATGTTCAAGgctctaaaaatgatttaaaaattgGAAAATTGTTCTTGGTATGAAAAACCTTTtcggattttaaaaatgtttatggATTAAAAATGTTCGCAAGTCAAAAAATGCTCATCAAATTCAAAAATGAAAAAGGACAAGAAAAAATgaacaaaaagaaaggaaaggaaaaTCTGGaaataaaattcttaaataaatcccaaaaaaatgatgaagagaaaaacagaacaaaataaaGAACGAAACCTTCTACAACCTTTACCCAAAGGGTCTCGCGCTTCCCTTTATATATAAAAGCAACGATCATACAAATCCATCCATACAACACACGCACAGAAGGCTAGATACATGGGTGTTAATGAACAACTACACTACCCCATAACACTCCAAGCAAACTACATGAGGAAGCTGCTTGAAGTCTCCGGAGCTCTCAACCGTGAATGAATCACCACGACGAGACGGAGCcgtatacgacaagtcgggtaatCCAAGGCGGCGCCTTTAAGAAAGGCACGACATCGGACGCCACCGCATAATCCAAGGATCAAGGTTTCCTTCGAAGCAACATGAAGAACGAAGAGTAACTaggacgacgccttcaagaaggaaatgaCGCCCATAGTCGCCGCCATCATGGCGACCGAGAGGGAGAGGCCTTTGGAGTGCAAGTATTTTCTGGCACAGAGGTGTCGGAAGTAACGTTTCATTTATTCAATCTTTTTTTTTTGGGAAAAACATTTTTTCAATCTTACTTGACAGTCAACCTCTGTCGTGCAACCCAATTTAAGGAACCAGGTAACCGCGTGTCTCTATGTATACTAAAGCAGTTTATAGATATCCTGGTGATGTGTACTGATTGTCACTTTCACGTTTGAATGGTTGGTGCAGACTGATAAGATCTAAGCTGAGCAGAACTCTGCAGAAGAAAGCAACACAAGCAGGTTGCCACAAGTCATGTTCCGTAGAAACCCATAAAGAGTAGCTTCGACGTCGAAGAAACCTTCCTCCCTAAGATCTCACGCATGGCGATCCTCATATCTTCCATTGCTTCCAAAGCCTTGGCCCTCTACACTCCGGGGATTTCTCGGCATCGAAGGAGCACGGTTTCATTCGCATCGGCTCGTCGTCCGCGGATCCTTGCCATGAAGTTCTGGGGCGCCAACCATAACCTGCCGATCAGGAGAGCAACACAGTAAGTGCCTTCTTGTTCTTAGGATGCAGTTACTGTACAAGATCGTTCAGTATATTTCACGTGTCATTTTCAGAATCCCCGCAGCTGTTCCAGGCCCCGAAAATTTGCCAAGAGTAAATCTCCCTATGTCCAACATGCCTTCATGGTGAGTGCAGAAGAGTTACGGTTGCACGTGTTAATTTCATCCATTTCCTTCTCACATTCACAGGCTATATGTGGTTCTCTCAGGGTGACCTTGGTCGTCGGTGCCGTCCTTGTTGCAATACCGATTTACAGAAAGATAAGAGCATTGGAAGGTAAATTTGATTCAGATATCCACGACTTCTGTACATGTTATCTGTCGATCTTAGCGTGCATTTTCATCTCAACTTCTGTCTGTGGTTGTAATTGCAAATCGCGTCTGTAGATAAGGTGGAGAAGACGGCGGAGGTGGCAGTCGAGGTAATCGACACGGTGGCCGAAGCTGCCGAGAaagtcgccggcgaggtggccgaaGCGTTCCCCGAAAATGAAGGCCTCAAGGAGGCAGCATCCAGGATCAAGACCGTCGCCGATGCGATCGAGGAGGACGCCGAGAAAGCCGAGGCACTAATCCATAAGGTTAGGTTGATTACCTAGTTTATTACTTGCACGTTTTGGCTTCCTGTGAATCCAAAGCTGAAAGTTCCTCAACGTTTACACTACGACAGCTGCTGATGTTCAGTAGTGTTGCTTAACTAGGTCATGGTGCAGCCGTGCAAGTTACCGGCCGTTCCATGCTATATCCGCAAGTTAGAGATGCGTGTTGACTTCTAGAGTTATAGGGACAAGCATGTTAAGCAGCGTTGCTACACTACTTGTGTAGCGGATATCCAATTCAGCTCCGGATAGCATTTGCCCCTGCGCGTTAAAAATGTTTTTGCAAATATTAAAAGACCACGAAGAAAAATTAGCAGACAAGTGCTCAGGGGAAAAGCCCAATCACTTTAACTTGTGCAGAAAATCAAGTTGAGTGCCCCATTTTTGGCATTTCTAGACCACTGAATCTTTTTTTTTTGGCGGACGAAACAAAATTGTCTAGTTtcgcatgaaaattgtcaagcacgCATTGGACACTACAAGAAGGTGTAGAAAAATCAGATTTCTTTAAatttgtttgacattcattctgaATTTACTGTTCATTTGGTCCGGAGAGCTAAAACGTCATCCTGATAGCATTGGATGGCAGCTAGTAGTAATTGGTAGTACACTGAGCAACATGTGGGGCACTTACTGCTTAGCATGTGATGATATTCGTTTTCATGTTGGAAGGTATAAATGAAACTCTCTCTATCTTTCCTGGTTAACGCAGGTTGATGAGATAAAGAAAGAGGTGGATTCCGTGGTCGGTCCTATCATCGACGTGGTCATGAAGGAGAGTGGAGAAAGAGGAGTCATAGATGAACCCAAGAGGAAAGAAACGGACAACATATAAGAAACATGTCTTACAGGCAAATAAATATAACTAGTCGTCAACCGTGCATTCGCATGGGGTGTATATAACTATATATAAAATGTCGATAAATAACCAGTAACAGCTTGAGTTCATCATTATCATTTGGCCCTTGTCTCATGGTCATGAATTTTTGTTTCAGTACAGAATTCTAGGAAACGTATACATATTGAACTGCTTGTGTTTACAAAATTACACTAACTTTACATTGCTTTCGTATCCCTTAAAGCTCACCATATCTAGTAGTCCCCACTAAGAAAAATGAAGGAACGGCCTACCCAGCAGAACATTTTACCCTTTTTTCTATATTATCACATGAATGTTTTCTCTAGTCAGtcactttttcctttttcctttttattttttatagAAATATAAACATATTTTGATAAATACAACAATATTTGTTAAAGCCAGAACACTTTTCCGTCTGTCCCTCTGCACGCGTGTGTGATTATGAGGTAACACCAATGATATGAAATGCAACTCATTTTTCACATGTTGAGGAGTGATTAATCTCCAATATCAGTATTCTTATTGTTTGAACACTAGGTATAATATGAATGTATATATGCAGGTTCTATGCAATGTGTGTGCAACTTATACTACTATCAATAAGTTGTACTATTATTTTCTTGATCTTGAATATTCTACAATAGTGTAAATTATATGCAAACCAAGTGTGATTTTTTATTGTTTATTTTAAGAGTCTTTTCCTCATTTCTATTTTTTCAGGGTAATACCAATGCACTTAGTTTATTCTACCTTAGAACCACTTTcgcttttgttttatttctttgtATTGTTTCTTCTTTTAGGGTAATGCCAATGCCTTTCGTTCATTCTACCTTGAAATAATAAATATGGTTTTATTTTTGTGATCAAGTAGTCCAGAGGCAATGGCCTTATGGCCACTTATGTGCACTGAAATATATGACATTTTTGCCTCCTTCCTACATCTTTTTTCTCATCGTAGTGTTTCACTTTGTGTGACATCCATTCATCATAACCTTTTTTTGCAGGAACATCCATCAACAGTTCAACAGTGTAAAATAGTAATACTGATAATCTGATGTTCTTGATGGGCAAGCCAGAATGATATATTTTGCGTATGCCCACATTGCATTAGGAAATGGCATTCATCTTGAAACCTTGTGTCATAAAAATAAATATATCTTGAATCGTTTTGCATGGATAAACTTGGAAGAAACCAACTTTTGAATTAAACCCTCACATATCAAAAATAGTGACTAAACTGTATAAAAAAATTTAAGTCAACTATAATCAGAGGATTCCAACTTTTACCTCTTTGTATCTCAAAAAAAAGCATAACATGTCTTAAGGGACTCTTTGATTCAAAAGATTTTTAAAGGAATTATGTTGAATCTTGAAAAATATGAATTTtgaaggattctaatccttagggaTTTTTTCCTATGTGGattatttgattcataggattaCAATCTAATAGCCTGCAAGCCAAACGGGGTGGTGTAGCACTTCTGTGTAAGAATCCCAAATCATAATCGTCCCAATGAAGAGCCGAGGAGAATATTTATGAGTAACCACTAGTAAAAAAagggcccatctgtcccggttcgtaaggcccatctgtcccggttgctgaaccgggactaaagggtcgttactaaagccctaggcctttagtcccggttcttacacgaaccgggacagatgggcctccacgtggccggtccggcgagcccaggcaggaggccctttggtcccggttggtggcaccaatcgggaccaataggcgtccacgcgtcagcagctggcaggagctgaggtttttgtttttttctgaaagggggtggtttagggggtaatttagggtgtgttagctagctaagagagaagtgtcctctcttatctccgtgcttggtttaccaacgctactactatgcctaaacatggcttagattaaagtgaaggcaacatgttgtgcatgtcgaaagtaatactaatcctaacttgatcaagtttggattagtactactttcgacatgcaccacatgcatgttgccttcacttcaatccaatccatgttcatttcacccactgatatataataactcttcatgcttgcatcatgcatcatcataataataagtcctactaatcatcatcatacaactttctactcgttattaataacaagtcatacgatcatcatcctcatagtcatcgaaccaaccctacttaattgttcttagcacatgatcatcaatattaggtaggacctaaataccctctttaaggtaaaatagcataaaacaatatagaccccgactctccattatggagaatggagatcatcccgtctccaattcttgcgctttgcttccttttgcttccaagaacctccttacgactgtccatacattttttccattctttgattttcatgtctccacttcttttagaaatctggtatggacagttgagattcgtaggatgacctggttg
This region of Triticum aestivum cultivar Chinese Spring chromosome 2D, IWGSC CS RefSeq v2.1, whole genome shotgun sequence genomic DNA includes:
- the LOC123053460 gene encoding uncharacterized protein, whose amino-acid sequence is MAILISSIASKALALYTPGISRHRRSTVSFASARRPRILAMKFWGANHNLPIRRATQIPAAVPGPENLPRVNLPMSNMPSWVTLVVGAVLVAIPIYRKIRALEDKVEKTAEVAVEVIDTVAEAAEKVAGEVAEAFPENEGLKEAASRIKTVADAIEEDAEKAEALIHKVDEIKKEVDSVVGPIIDVVMKESGERGVIDEPKRKETDNI